In a genomic window of Scyliorhinus torazame isolate Kashiwa2021f chromosome 5, sScyTor2.1, whole genome shotgun sequence:
- the LOC140418627 gene encoding uncharacterized protein — MEKPWKCADCGKGFKAPSELGTHRRSHTGERPFTCSQCEKGFTQLSHLQSHQRVHTGERPFICSQCEKGFTQLSHLQSHQRVHTGERPFTCSECGKAFSDSANLRRHQRVHTGERPFTCSQCGKGFTQLSTLQSHQRVHTGERPFACSQCGKGFIDSSSLQRHQRALTGERPFSCSQCGKGFTRSSTLQRHQQIHTGERPFTCSQCGKAFTLLPHLQRHQRVHTGERPFTCSQCGKGFTQLSHLRRHQRVHTGETPSTSQCAMGLHTSSHLL; from the coding sequence atggagaaaccgtggaaatgtgcggactgtgggaagggattcaaagccccatcaGAGCTgggaactcatcgacgcagtcacactggggagaggccgttcacctgctcccagtgtgagaagggattcactcagttatctcacctgcagtcacatcagcgagttcacactggggagaggccgttcatctgttcccagtgtgagaaaggattcactcagttatctcacctgcagtcacaccagcgagttcacactggggagaggccattcacctgctctgagtgtgggaaggcattcagtgattcagccaacctgcggagacaccagcgagttcacactggggagaggccattcacctgctctcagtgtgggaagggatttactcaattatccaccctgcagtcacaccagcgagttcacactggggagaggccatttgcctgttctcagtgtgggaagggattcattgattcatcaagcctgcagagacaccagcgagctctcactggggagaggccgttcagctgctctcagtgtggcaaaggattcactcggtcatccaccctgcagagacatcagcaaattcacactggggagaggccattcacctgctctcagtgtgggaaggcattcactctgTTAcctcacctgcagagacaccagcgagttcacactggggagaggccattcacctgctctcagtgtggaaagggattcactcagttatctcacctgcggagacaccagcgagttcacactggagagacgccgtccacctctcaatgtgcgATGGGATTGCATACTTCATCGCACCTGCTGTGa